A part of Terriglobus roseus genomic DNA contains:
- a CDS encoding TonB-dependent receptor, translating to MNNFRSHKTALSLLALAAVSMLYTAGAQLVRGTIAGTVTDSAGSRIAGAKVHITNQSTGIGQELITSDNGSYTSSPLEAGHYKVEVSKDGFSTLVSGDIVLDAAAHVTQDAALAVGAATETVTVSALPPALNTTDATIGNTIDSRASQQLPVNGRSALALATLVPGVVSNLGAVSEGFANRGTSVSAIRISGGVTGQNSNLLDGINNVNSHTSEIGVNVKSDAIQEFRIMTGVIPAQFGYTSGGVINVVTRSGGNQFHGSLYEFFRNDALDANIAFPRSPFGKPKVRFNNYGGTVGGPIIKQKLFFFTNLEAYHYISETPAYTTVPTAQEYNGDFSDLGVRNSSGACTTVPIYNPSTATTTGSRTQYPGNKITNLDPVAVAFSKMFYPQANNTSGTYDPCTHANNYINRPQGVSTEKLILGRLDYQMSDRDNIVARYALYDNTGNNPGGYSAYFNRNDESQTQNALLTETHVFSSNLINEARIGIIRNGFPFQSATAGQNISNKIGLPDPTPLIGPVMSNGLATFNTTYGFRTNTGLDLVDDVTLIRGNHVFHLGASFRWTEAFNYQLNGGDSFSFSATQTAAGNNTTTTTGTGSAFASFLAGAVATASDNSAAGIAMRKINYAGYVQDDWKAGRRLTINAGLRYDFGPQAKEKKNGLSNVDITKPNGSNSALMGLVEYAGHGYGTNFANENFNDWGPRLGFVLLLTNDNKTVLRGGAAIYYTPNAGLDYTEAAGNINGFASQATSYSAATKAGPAFQLSGGLPYAPNQVLGAAGGQTAFLGNAVYVVQPAAKDPSSQQYTLSVSRELPFDTVLEATYLGNAGRHFPYSYTINQNTLDPKYFSLGTSYLNTSVSNPYAGMVPGSLGASTITRANLLKPFPYYSGVYQSYARTQSYNGNFLYVTATRRATNGLQIIGSYTYGKLMDVPIFDLLLNSPGAGTNSVNGPQNWRDPSGDYSVDVQDVTHRVTVSGLYDLPFGKGKKFLSSGGPLNYLVGGWQFNTIFTFEGGRPLVISGANNQGIATRPNLLPGAKVKMDHPTTSKWFNTAAFVNPADYTFGNTPRAYSHARGPSQTNFDMSIFKTTPITHGARLEFRIEAYNVLNHTQLGQPNTTFVAGPAADPSNPTAEGGTNTSATFGTITSALSARIVQLGAKILF from the coding sequence ATGAACAATTTCAGGTCACACAAGACCGCACTGTCACTTCTGGCGCTGGCCGCAGTAAGTATGTTGTATACGGCAGGCGCACAGCTGGTGCGCGGCACCATTGCCGGTACGGTCACCGACTCCGCCGGATCGCGTATTGCTGGAGCGAAAGTTCACATCACGAACCAGAGCACTGGTATCGGGCAGGAGCTGATCACAAGCGATAACGGCTCTTACACCTCAAGTCCACTGGAGGCCGGGCACTACAAGGTAGAAGTTTCCAAAGATGGCTTCTCCACACTTGTAAGCGGTGACATTGTTCTGGATGCCGCAGCGCACGTTACGCAGGATGCAGCGTTGGCGGTTGGCGCAGCCACTGAAACCGTTACCGTCTCCGCATTGCCTCCCGCATTGAATACAACCGACGCTACCATCGGCAATACGATCGACAGCCGTGCGTCGCAACAGTTGCCAGTGAACGGACGCAGTGCCCTTGCATTGGCCACGCTGGTACCCGGCGTCGTATCGAATCTCGGTGCAGTGAGTGAAGGATTTGCAAACCGTGGAACATCAGTCTCCGCAATTCGTATTTCTGGCGGTGTAACGGGACAGAACAGCAATCTGTTGGACGGCATCAACAACGTCAACTCACACACCAGCGAGATTGGTGTGAATGTTAAGTCCGATGCCATTCAGGAATTCCGCATTATGACTGGCGTTATCCCCGCTCAGTTTGGCTACACGTCCGGCGGCGTTATCAACGTTGTGACACGTTCCGGTGGTAACCAGTTTCATGGCAGCTTGTATGAGTTCTTTCGCAACGACGCGCTCGATGCAAACATTGCATTTCCCCGTTCGCCGTTCGGGAAACCAAAGGTTCGTTTCAATAATTACGGTGGCACCGTTGGTGGGCCCATCATCAAACAGAAACTTTTCTTCTTCACAAACCTTGAAGCTTATCACTACATCAGCGAAACGCCCGCGTACACCACAGTGCCCACAGCGCAGGAATACAACGGAGACTTTAGCGATCTGGGAGTGCGCAACTCAAGCGGCGCCTGCACAACAGTACCGATCTACAATCCGAGCACAGCAACCACGACAGGATCACGCACTCAGTATCCCGGCAACAAGATCACAAATCTTGACCCCGTGGCTGTTGCATTCTCAAAGATGTTTTACCCGCAGGCAAACAATACCAGCGGCACCTACGATCCCTGCACGCATGCGAATAACTACATCAACCGGCCGCAGGGCGTGAGCACAGAGAAACTGATCCTGGGTCGTCTTGATTACCAGATGAGCGATAGAGACAACATCGTGGCTCGATATGCTCTCTATGACAACACGGGCAACAATCCCGGCGGTTACAGCGCCTACTTCAATCGCAATGACGAATCACAGACACAGAATGCGTTGCTGACAGAGACACATGTCTTTTCTTCAAATCTGATCAATGAAGCGCGGATCGGCATTATCCGCAATGGATTTCCCTTTCAATCCGCAACAGCAGGGCAGAACATCTCAAACAAGATTGGTCTGCCCGATCCCACTCCGTTGATTGGCCCTGTAATGAGCAATGGCCTGGCAACATTCAATACCACGTATGGCTTTAGAACAAATACGGGACTGGATTTGGTGGATGACGTTACGCTGATTCGCGGCAATCACGTGTTCCACCTGGGCGCTAGCTTCCGTTGGACAGAGGCATTCAACTATCAGTTGAACGGTGGAGACTCTTTCAGCTTTAGCGCTACACAAACTGCGGCTGGAAATAACACCACCACAACTACAGGAACCGGAAGCGCCTTCGCCAGCTTTCTCGCAGGCGCTGTAGCCACCGCTTCAGACAATTCGGCCGCAGGCATCGCGATGCGCAAAATCAACTATGCAGGCTATGTACAGGATGACTGGAAGGCGGGGCGTAGACTCACCATCAACGCCGGCCTTCGGTATGACTTCGGACCACAGGCAAAGGAAAAAAAGAACGGCCTGAGCAATGTCGATATCACAAAACCCAACGGTTCCAACTCGGCGCTTATGGGATTGGTAGAGTACGCAGGCCATGGTTATGGCACCAACTTCGCGAATGAAAACTTCAATGATTGGGGGCCACGTCTTGGTTTCGTCCTGCTGCTGACGAACGATAACAAAACAGTGCTGCGCGGTGGTGCGGCCATTTACTACACTCCGAACGCGGGCCTGGACTACACAGAAGCAGCTGGTAATATCAATGGGTTCGCCAGCCAGGCCACGTCCTACAGCGCGGCCACGAAGGCGGGCCCTGCGTTTCAACTTTCTGGCGGCCTGCCCTACGCACCTAACCAAGTACTAGGCGCGGCGGGCGGCCAGACAGCGTTTTTAGGTAACGCCGTTTACGTGGTGCAGCCTGCAGCGAAAGATCCTTCATCGCAGCAGTACACGCTGTCGGTATCCCGTGAGCTTCCCTTCGACACCGTTCTGGAAGCAACCTACCTGGGCAATGCAGGACGCCACTTCCCCTATAGCTACACCATTAATCAAAACACGCTCGACCCGAAGTATTTCAGCCTTGGAACCAGCTATCTGAACACCAGTGTCTCGAATCCATATGCTGGCATGGTGCCGGGATCGCTCGGTGCATCCACAATTACGCGCGCAAATCTGCTCAAGCCTTTCCCGTATTACAGCGGCGTCTATCAGAGCTATGCACGCACGCAGTCCTACAATGGCAACTTTCTGTATGTGACCGCCACACGTCGTGCTACGAACGGTCTACAGATCATTGGTTCGTACACATACGGCAAGCTGATGGATGTTCCCATCTTCGATCTCCTGTTGAACTCACCGGGCGCAGGCACCAACTCCGTGAACGGTCCACAGAACTGGCGCGATCCATCTGGCGACTACAGCGTGGACGTGCAAGACGTCACACATCGGGTAACCGTCTCAGGCTTGTACGATCTTCCATTTGGCAAAGGAAAGAAATTTCTGTCCAGCGGTGGGCCACTCAACTACCTTGTGGGCGGATGGCAGTTCAACACCATCTTCACCTTTGAAGGCGGACGACCGTTGGTGATCTCGGGAGCCAACAACCAAGGTATTGCAACGCGTCCCAATCTGCTTCCGGGAGCGAAGGTAAAGATGGATCATCCCACCACCTCCAAATGGTTCAACACGGCTGCATTCGTCAATCCTGCGGACTATACGTTCGGCAATACGCCTCGTGCGTACTCACATGCACGTGGACCGTCGCAGACGAACTTCGATATGTCCATCTTCAAGACAACGCCCATCACGCACGGCGCGCGTCTTGAGTTTCGAATTGAAGCCTATAACGTTCTCAATCACACGCAGCTTGGCCAGCCAAACACAACGTTCGTTGCTGGCCCCGCCGCTGATCCAAGCAACCCCACTGCGGAAGGAGGCACCAATACCAGCGCGACTTTTGGCACAATCACCTCCGCCTTATCTGCGCGCATTGTGCAGTTGGGAGCAAAGATCCTTTTCTAG
- a CDS encoding polysaccharide pyruvyl transferase family protein, with the protein MKTAAAIAVSMRAANLMAQTPAMRPLLLRSGWQAVNIGDIGHTPGAIEIVQRYCPGRPIILWPSRGGLDLGAGEFLRHNFPSLRIVEGAVHDGKPDTPELTEAWQEAGFLLHSSGSGFPAWHDVEAWSKGTGKPYGVFPVSTDPSPQGIPGPWLEGGTLAESRAASLAYPSGSIAPDFRRVIEQSSFMFTRDTISLGYLKAQGVHPSLLEMGPDTQFGMTLKDTARGDAYMKAHGLQSHKFICAIPRLRYTINPKNGQAPNEARAKVNAEHVQHDMDMLLDVIVRYVRATGNKVLVCAEMTYQIALGKEYIADRFPAELKDKLVFRDTFWMPDQAAAIYAQASAVVGFECHSPIIALVQGTPAFYIRQPTDTCKGQMYPDLGAGAWQFEADKTNADELWHVLQGILGNPAAARHKALSVMDTVHAKQAVMGKALQSALMTMDAGTPKRS; encoded by the coding sequence TTGAAAACTGCCGCTGCTATTGCCGTTAGCATGCGTGCTGCAAACCTGATGGCACAGACACCGGCAATGCGCCCTCTCCTACTGCGCAGCGGATGGCAGGCTGTAAACATTGGCGACATAGGCCACACGCCCGGCGCCATTGAGATTGTGCAACGCTATTGCCCGGGACGCCCAATCATCCTGTGGCCAAGCCGGGGAGGGCTGGATCTGGGAGCAGGCGAGTTTCTGAGACATAACTTCCCTTCCCTGCGGATCGTGGAAGGCGCAGTCCACGATGGCAAACCAGACACACCGGAACTGACGGAAGCATGGCAAGAGGCTGGCTTCCTGTTACACAGTTCAGGATCGGGTTTCCCGGCATGGCACGACGTAGAGGCCTGGAGCAAAGGCACTGGCAAACCCTATGGCGTGTTTCCTGTAAGCACGGACCCAAGCCCACAGGGCATTCCCGGACCGTGGCTTGAGGGTGGAACGCTAGCTGAGTCGCGTGCTGCCAGCCTCGCGTATCCTTCTGGATCTATCGCACCGGACTTTCGCCGCGTGATCGAACAGAGCAGTTTTATGTTCACGCGCGACACCATATCGCTGGGATATCTGAAAGCACAGGGTGTACACCCATCCCTGTTGGAGATGGGTCCGGACACGCAGTTCGGCATGACTTTGAAAGATACCGCCCGCGGTGATGCGTACATGAAAGCTCACGGGTTGCAGTCGCACAAGTTTATCTGCGCCATACCGCGACTCCGCTACACCATCAACCCGAAAAACGGACAAGCGCCGAACGAAGCAAGAGCAAAGGTCAATGCCGAACATGTTCAGCACGATATGGACATGCTTCTCGACGTTATCGTCCGCTACGTCCGCGCTACCGGAAATAAGGTGCTGGTGTGCGCCGAGATGACTTATCAGATTGCCCTGGGCAAGGAATACATCGCTGATCGATTTCCTGCGGAGCTGAAGGACAAGCTGGTATTCCGCGACACTTTCTGGATGCCGGACCAAGCCGCTGCTATTTATGCGCAGGCATCAGCTGTCGTCGGTTTTGAATGCCACTCGCCCATCATCGCGCTAGTGCAAGGAACACCTGCTTTCTACATCCGGCAGCCAACAGACACCTGCAAGGGGCAGATGTATCCCGATCTTGGCGCGGGTGCCTGGCAGTTTGAAGCAGACAAAACAAATGCTGACGAGTTGTGGCACGTGCTGCAGGGCATCCTTGGAAATCCGGCGGCCGCACGCCACAAGGCACTCTCGGTGATGGACACCGTACATGCAAAACAAGCGGTCATGGGTAAGGCATTGCAGAGTGCGCTGATGACGATGGATGCCGGTACACCAAAGCGTTCGTAG
- a CDS encoding efflux RND transporter permease subunit, producing MSSFSIRNPYLIVVLCLVMMILGAVSIGDMPVDMFPAVNLPVVAVATFYSGMPPQQIEANITYHLERQFTLASGIDHMESRSLPGVSLIKVYFRAGTDPDADAASISSLASSDLRDMPPGTYPPIVLKQDAASTPVALVTLSGSGLNESKLKDVGQNFVRNQLASVAGASVTQPFGGRWRQIMLYADPYKLEANQLSPMDVVRSVNESNVILPAGDVQIGRYDYNIYTNSMLKGASDIAQVPLKMVGQAPVRVGDVATPQDSFGLQYNIVRVNGQRGVYLPIFKQGGDSNTIAIVNGVNDTLKKLVDVPASLKTDVEFDQSRFVKTAIETLVHEGGVGLFLTCLMILIFLGSLRATVAVFFSIPLSLLTTFFVLKMTGSSINSMVLGGLALALSRLIDNSVVVLENIFRHLEEGESPEVAAENGGKEVALPVLAGTLTTVVVFFPVTMLYGVSKFLFSALALAVVISLFASYFVALTVVPLFCARFIKSPHGEVVHESSEFEAEITPDAKSTHHGLWARFNAAFARGFDAVLHRYDRLVERVLQRPWQTLGAAGLLLVVSLCLFPLMGLSFFPRTDAGQFVISFKAPSGTKLEATEEEAARIEAIVRRIVSKHDLGMVVTNIGVDPGFSALFSPNAAMHTGFTQVALADSHKVSSFRYIDDVKAAIAKEIPEVQTFYSSGSLVDGVLNMGSPAPIDVRITGNDVTADFGLAQKLASQIRQVHGVADVYIPQDIDYPSLRISVDRTRASQLGLTEKEVVSNIITALTSNQMIAPSIWIDPNSGNNYFLTVMYKEGQIKSLEDLKAIPLHGTNITQPTRLDMVAKIEQFNAPTEMDHTQIRRNLDIYVRPQEEDLGKITAAIQKIVDEANPPRGINVTLAGSVTSMNASFRSFAIGLTLSVVLLYLILVAQFRSFLDPFIILLALPPGITGVILALLLWGTTLNVMSLMGVVMLAGIALSNSILIVEFAHHLRSQGMQVKEAITLSCRVRLRPILMTSLATLIGLLPMALKLGEGSESYAPLAQALIGGLTLSVLLTIFLVPAGFYLAYGRKDSEQHA from the coding sequence ATGTCATCCTTTTCCATCCGCAATCCTTACCTCATCGTGGTTCTGTGCCTTGTGATGATGATCCTTGGCGCCGTCAGCATTGGCGACATGCCTGTGGACATGTTCCCTGCAGTGAATCTGCCTGTTGTAGCCGTAGCCACGTTTTACTCTGGCATGCCACCGCAGCAGATTGAGGCAAACATCACCTATCACTTGGAGCGTCAGTTCACGCTAGCTTCCGGTATCGACCACATGGAGTCGCGTTCTCTTCCCGGCGTGTCTCTGATCAAGGTGTACTTCCGTGCGGGAACAGATCCCGATGCGGACGCAGCCAGCATCTCCTCGCTTGCCAGCAGCGATCTTCGTGATATGCCTCCTGGTACCTATCCCCCGATCGTACTGAAGCAGGATGCTGCCAGCACACCGGTCGCGTTGGTTACGCTCAGTGGATCAGGATTGAACGAGAGCAAGCTCAAAGACGTGGGGCAGAACTTCGTTCGTAATCAGTTGGCAAGTGTTGCAGGCGCATCTGTGACGCAGCCGTTCGGCGGACGTTGGCGACAAATCATGCTGTATGCCGATCCATACAAGCTGGAGGCAAATCAGCTTAGCCCGATGGATGTCGTCCGCTCTGTGAACGAATCCAACGTCATCCTCCCCGCAGGTGATGTTCAGATCGGACGCTACGACTACAACATCTACACCAACTCCATGCTGAAAGGCGCATCAGACATTGCCCAGGTTCCGCTAAAGATGGTGGGGCAAGCGCCTGTTCGCGTGGGCGATGTGGCAACACCACAGGATTCCTTCGGCCTGCAATACAACATCGTTCGCGTAAATGGACAGCGCGGTGTCTATCTACCCATCTTCAAGCAGGGTGGCGACTCCAACACTATTGCCATCGTCAACGGTGTGAACGACACGCTGAAGAAGCTCGTAGACGTTCCTGCCTCTCTCAAAACAGATGTTGAGTTTGATCAGTCTCGCTTCGTGAAAACAGCTATTGAAACGCTGGTTCACGAAGGCGGCGTCGGCCTGTTCCTCACCTGCTTGATGATTCTCATCTTCCTGGGGAGTCTTCGTGCAACGGTCGCCGTATTCTTCTCTATTCCCTTGTCATTGTTGACGACGTTCTTTGTGTTGAAGATGACCGGGAGCTCAATCAACAGTATGGTCCTTGGAGGACTAGCTCTAGCACTCTCGCGACTGATTGATAACTCTGTCGTCGTTCTGGAAAACATCTTCCGTCATCTTGAAGAAGGAGAATCGCCTGAAGTTGCCGCTGAGAACGGCGGTAAAGAGGTTGCCCTTCCCGTGTTGGCCGGAACGCTCACCACGGTTGTGGTCTTCTTCCCTGTCACGATGCTGTACGGGGTCAGCAAGTTTCTCTTCTCCGCGCTAGCTCTTGCAGTTGTCATCTCACTCTTCGCTTCGTATTTCGTCGCGTTGACCGTGGTTCCTCTCTTTTGCGCACGCTTCATCAAAAGCCCACATGGTGAGGTTGTTCATGAATCGTCAGAGTTCGAAGCAGAAATTACTCCTGATGCAAAGAGCACCCATCACGGTCTGTGGGCACGCTTCAATGCTGCCTTCGCGCGCGGGTTTGACGCCGTCCTGCATCGGTACGACCGGCTTGTCGAACGTGTTCTGCAACGTCCATGGCAAACTCTAGGGGCTGCCGGCCTCTTGTTGGTGGTCTCTCTGTGCCTCTTCCCGTTGATGGGACTTTCATTCTTCCCGCGCACAGATGCAGGCCAGTTTGTCATCAGCTTCAAGGCTCCTTCTGGTACGAAGCTCGAAGCGACTGAAGAAGAAGCGGCACGTATCGAAGCAATCGTTCGACGCATCGTATCGAAACATGATCTCGGTATGGTCGTAACGAACATCGGTGTAGACCCAGGTTTCTCTGCTCTCTTCTCTCCCAATGCAGCCATGCATACGGGATTCACTCAAGTCGCTCTAGCGGACAGTCACAAGGTCAGCAGCTTCCGTTATATCGACGACGTGAAAGCAGCCATTGCAAAGGAAATTCCTGAGGTTCAGACGTTCTATTCCTCTGGAAGCCTGGTGGATGGTGTGCTGAATATGGGATCTCCTGCGCCCATCGATGTCCGCATTACCGGTAACGATGTGACCGCAGATTTCGGACTTGCGCAAAAACTTGCGTCGCAGATTCGCCAGGTGCATGGCGTTGCCGATGTATATATACCGCAGGACATCGACTATCCGTCCCTCCGCATCTCGGTGGATCGCACGCGTGCCAGCCAGCTTGGCCTAACGGAGAAAGAAGTTGTCTCCAACATCATCACAGCACTGACGTCGAACCAGATGATCGCCCCCTCGATCTGGATCGACCCCAATAGCGGAAACAACTACTTCCTTACCGTCATGTACAAAGAAGGCCAGATCAAATCGCTGGAAGATCTGAAAGCCATTCCGCTACATGGCACGAACATCACTCAGCCTACGCGCCTCGACATGGTTGCCAAGATTGAGCAGTTCAATGCTCCCACGGAGATGGACCACACGCAGATTCGTCGCAATCTGGACATCTACGTGCGCCCACAGGAAGAAGATCTTGGTAAGATCACGGCCGCAATTCAGAAGATCGTAGACGAAGCCAATCCACCGCGCGGCATCAACGTGACGCTTGCAGGCAGCGTGACTTCAATGAATGCGTCCTTCCGAAGCTTTGCCATCGGTCTAACGCTTTCTGTTGTTCTGCTTTATCTGATTCTCGTTGCACAGTTCCGCTCATTCCTTGATCCCTTCATCATCCTGCTGGCATTGCCTCCCGGGATTACGGGAGTCATCCTTGCCCTGCTACTTTGGGGCACCACGCTGAATGTCATGTCGCTGATGGGTGTTGTGATGCTTGCCGGCATCGCGCTCTCTAACAGCATTCTGATCGTGGAATTCGCGCATCACTTACGTTCGCAGGGAATGCAAGTTAAAGAGGCGATCACACTCTCCTGCCGCGTGCGTCTACGTCCCATCCTGATGACTTCACTCGCCACGCTCATTGGGCTTCTCCCCATGGCACTGAAACTCGGCGAAGGCAGTGAATCGTATGCCCCCCTTGCTCAGGCGCTCATCGGAGGTCTAACGCTTTCCGTTTTGCTAACGATCTTCCTGGTGCCAGCCGGTTTTTATCTAGCCTATGGACGCAAGGATTCCGAGCAACACGCATAA
- a CDS encoding efflux RND transporter periplasmic adaptor subunit codes for MAALTTLATSQGCKSAPAPTAVTPTVPVAIAAPASLENNLVLSAEFRPFQEVDVMAKIAGYVRAINVDVGSHVAQNAILATLEVPEIQDDVAKAKAGVSAADANIITAQAAVQRAEANSNISTLSFKRISDVAKRDQGLVPRQEIDVAQAKQLEAAAQLASANSSLKAAEQSKAQAQSEYSRAQAMFQYATIRAPFTGVVTKRYANTGSMIQAGISSQTQAMPVVRLAQNNLLRLVLPVPVNAVAEIRNGQTVDVEVTSTGRKLQGKVTRYADSVQTATRTMDTEVDVPNPDDSLVPGMYAEVHLHLANRPAALSVPLDAVDGLGTSVQQAYVVRDGIVHLVTVQVGLQTANRVEILSGLDKGDKVIVGRHTGISDGQRVDAQPAAYETKGS; via the coding sequence GTGGCTGCCTTGACCACACTTGCAACATCACAGGGTTGCAAATCCGCACCTGCACCTACAGCAGTAACGCCAACAGTTCCTGTGGCCATCGCTGCCCCCGCCAGTCTGGAAAACAACCTTGTACTTTCAGCAGAATTTCGCCCGTTTCAGGAAGTGGACGTGATGGCAAAGATCGCGGGCTACGTAAGAGCGATCAATGTCGACGTAGGAAGCCACGTCGCGCAAAACGCAATCCTTGCCACTCTAGAAGTACCTGAAATTCAGGATGACGTAGCCAAGGCAAAAGCGGGAGTATCTGCAGCCGACGCAAACATCATCACGGCGCAAGCAGCAGTCCAGCGTGCAGAAGCAAACTCAAATATCTCAACATTGTCTTTCAAACGCATTAGCGATGTTGCCAAACGCGATCAAGGTCTGGTTCCTCGGCAAGAAATCGACGTTGCACAGGCCAAACAGCTCGAAGCAGCAGCACAACTTGCCAGCGCAAACTCAAGCTTGAAAGCAGCAGAACAGAGCAAGGCGCAAGCACAGTCGGAATACTCGCGTGCACAGGCAATGTTTCAATACGCAACCATTCGTGCCCCCTTTACGGGAGTTGTTACCAAACGCTATGCCAACACTGGTTCCATGATCCAGGCAGGCATCTCCTCACAGACGCAGGCCATGCCTGTTGTGCGCCTCGCGCAGAACAATCTACTGCGACTCGTTCTTCCTGTTCCCGTCAATGCAGTCGCTGAAATCCGTAATGGACAAACAGTGGATGTAGAAGTCACGAGCACAGGTCGTAAGTTACAGGGCAAAGTCACTCGCTACGCCGACTCAGTGCAGACAGCTACACGAACCATGGACACCGAAGTGGATGTGCCAAACCCTGATGATTCCTTAGTCCCAGGAATGTATGCAGAGGTTCATCTTCATCTTGCAAATCGTCCGGCAGCGTTGAGCGTGCCGCTGGATGCGGTGGATGGATTAGGAACCAGCGTGCAACAAGCCTACGTAGTACGCGACGGTATCGTTCACCTGGTCACGGTTCAGGTTGGGCTGCAGACGGCAAATCGCGTGGAGATTCTTTCCGGACTCGATAAAGGTGACAAGGTCATCGTCGGACGGCACACAGGCATTTCCGATGGTCAGCGTGTGGACGCACAACCCGCTGCGTACGAAACCAAAGGCAGCTAA
- a CDS encoding TolC family protein, with translation MPPSQSPLSLAQAESIAVANQPRLLAAQLRARASAQRIREARSGLQPTIAFNATGALVADTGSSTAVGNITTSAVSDRFAYGGNLSQLVTDFGRTSALIRSTRYHSAAQSDLATLTRAQVRLNVREAYFGVLGAEAVLRAAQAAQQNRHLISRQLEALAQSELRSTLDVNFAKALESEAELAVVRAQSTVSQERSRMATAMGEPQVIHADLSEPITPDSLPPTPEDLLQQAMTQRADLSAAHAQQLSAEEFAQSEKRLSYPTLNVLGAAGQVPYHDHTLHDSYAAAGFNLNIPVFNGGLFAARRAEAQLEATARTRDTEALRLQVNEQVRDAWYRADEAYRSLDVTARLVQQSKEALRLAQDRYDAGLGSIVELNEAQLNETSAEISAADATYTYLSRHAELDFATGLLN, from the coding sequence ATGCCTCCGTCACAAAGTCCACTAAGTCTGGCTCAGGCAGAGAGTATCGCGGTAGCCAATCAGCCTCGTTTGCTTGCCGCACAGCTTCGTGCACGGGCTTCTGCACAGCGCATCCGTGAGGCCCGTTCCGGGCTTCAGCCCACAATCGCATTCAATGCGACTGGGGCTCTGGTTGCTGATACTGGGAGTTCCACTGCCGTGGGCAATATCACCACGTCAGCGGTTTCAGATCGTTTTGCATACGGCGGCAACCTTTCACAGTTGGTTACCGATTTTGGTCGCACCAGCGCACTGATCCGTTCAACGCGTTACCATTCTGCGGCGCAGAGCGATCTGGCAACTTTGACACGTGCACAAGTCCGACTCAACGTTCGGGAAGCCTACTTTGGTGTGCTCGGCGCAGAGGCTGTACTTCGAGCCGCGCAAGCTGCGCAACAGAATCGCCACCTTATCTCTCGTCAGTTAGAAGCACTCGCGCAAAGTGAACTTCGTTCCACACTCGACGTCAACTTCGCGAAGGCATTGGAAAGCGAAGCGGAGTTAGCGGTCGTTCGCGCCCAGAGCACTGTTTCGCAGGAACGTTCCCGCATGGCAACCGCTATGGGAGAGCCTCAGGTAATCCATGCTGACTTGAGCGAACCAATCACTCCAGATTCTCTTCCCCCAACACCTGAGGACTTACTACAACAGGCTATGACTCAGCGTGCAGACCTGAGTGCTGCACACGCGCAGCAGTTGTCCGCAGAAGAGTTTGCTCAATCGGAAAAGCGGCTCAGCTATCCCACCCTGAACGTTCTGGGCGCAGCCGGGCAAGTTCCATATCACGACCACACGCTGCATGACAGCTATGCCGCGGCAGGCTTCAATCTCAATATTCCTGTCTTCAATGGCGGCCTGTTTGCGGCGCGGCGTGCGGAAGCGCAACTGGAAGCCACCGCTCGCACTCGCGATACAGAGGCTTTGCGACTGCAGGTGAATGAACAAGTGCGTGATGCATGGTACCGCGCGGACGAAGCGTATCGCAGTCTCGACGTGACGGCGCGGCTTGTACAGCAAAGCAAGGAAGCATTACGGCTGGCGCAAGATCGCTATGACGCGGGCCTGGGCAGCATTGTCGAGTTGAACGAAGCACAACTGAATGAAACTTCCGCCGAGATCAGCGCCGCCGATGCGACTTATACCTATCTGTCACGGCACGCAGAGCTTGATTTCGCAACAGGACTCCTGAACTGA